Proteins from one Effusibacillus pohliae DSM 22757 genomic window:
- a CDS encoding FUSC family protein — MIGARVIKTSLAVSLSILIARSCKLDTPQFAGIVSVLAVQPSIYRTFRHGLQQTASALMGAALGAWVLFVAGNSWLVMGGVALLLMALHVRIGWTNSLLVAVVIAINTMGTSRLTFAESAFNQMALVAIGMGIGTLVNLLHKPAHEARAEVAAVQSERMLRALLHYICLDLQDRRVTPYDPVMKGQISQVRAYIEKGKDISRLIREDKRFHTAGRDPLAMFHSFESMAERIRDIVKELQKIDLQKIGRAHGELQFANKAIRVVIRLQERLVAGRSAGLGTVQRALEARKNGIWSQRTEQTADADFASALCFYNLYHHLLEYLRELEAFRASCGGEGIGAVKYPNANSRVVPFMDPDKSNALVKLTSDFLKI, encoded by the coding sequence ATGATCGGGGCGCGCGTGATCAAAACTTCCCTGGCCGTGTCTCTCTCGATTCTGATCGCCCGCAGTTGTAAACTCGACACGCCCCAATTCGCCGGCATCGTTTCGGTCCTGGCGGTACAACCTTCGATTTACCGGACCTTTCGCCACGGACTGCAACAGACAGCCAGCGCCTTAATGGGGGCGGCTTTGGGCGCATGGGTGCTCTTTGTTGCGGGCAATTCCTGGTTGGTGATGGGCGGAGTCGCCCTGCTGCTGATGGCATTGCACGTGAGAATCGGCTGGACCAACTCGCTGCTGGTCGCCGTCGTCATCGCGATCAACACGATGGGAACGAGCCGCCTGACGTTCGCCGAATCGGCCTTCAACCAAATGGCGCTGGTCGCGATCGGGATGGGGATTGGTACGCTGGTCAACCTGCTGCACAAACCGGCGCACGAAGCGCGGGCGGAAGTGGCTGCCGTCCAGTCGGAACGCATGTTGCGAGCCCTGCTCCATTACATTTGCCTGGACTTGCAGGACCGCCGCGTAACCCCGTATGATCCCGTGATGAAAGGGCAGATTTCGCAGGTTCGCGCGTATATCGAAAAAGGCAAGGACATCTCCCGTCTGATCCGCGAGGACAAGAGATTTCACACGGCCGGCCGCGATCCGCTGGCGATGTTTCACTCGTTTGAGAGCATGGCGGAACGGATCCGCGACATCGTGAAGGAACTGCAAAAAATCGATCTGCAAAAAATCGGCCGGGCGCACGGCGAACTTCAGTTTGCCAACAAGGCGATCCGGGTCGTGATCCGGCTGCAGGAGCGATTGGTGGCGGGACGGAGTGCCGGCCTTGGAACGGTCCAACGCGCGCTGGAAGCGAGGAAAAACGGGATCTGGAGCCAGCGAACCGAGCAAACCGCAGATGCGGATTTTGCGTCCGCGTTGTGTTTCTACAACCTCTACCACCACTTGCTGGAGTATCTGCGGGAACTGGAGGCGTTCCGCGCCTCGTGCGGCGGCGAAGGGATCGGCGCGGTCAAATACCCGAACGCCAACAGCAGGGTCGTACCTTTCATGGACCCTGACAAAAGCAATGCGTTAGTAAAATTGACATCAGATTTTTTGAAAATATAA
- the nirD gene encoding nitrite reductase small subunit NirD yields the protein MKGVQAVRLQVATLQELTVQTGRVVKVDGREIALFRLSTGEVRAVENRCPHKGGPLAEGIVCGEYVFCPLHDWKICLRDGNVQAPDNGCVTTFQVDVVNEKVYISM from the coding sequence ATGAAAGGAGTACAGGCGGTCAGGCTGCAAGTGGCCACATTACAGGAACTGACCGTGCAAACGGGCAGGGTGGTGAAAGTGGACGGACGCGAAATCGCATTGTTTCGCCTGAGCACAGGCGAGGTGCGGGCGGTGGAAAACCGCTGTCCGCATAAAGGCGGGCCGCTGGCGGAAGGAATCGTCTGCGGGGAGTACGTATTCTGCCCGCTGCACGACTGGAAAATCTGTTTGCGAGACGGGAATGTGCAGGCCCCCGACAACGGATGTGTCACGACGTTCCAGGTAGACGTGGTGAACGAGAAAGTGTATATCAGTATGTAG
- a CDS encoding ANTAR domain-containing response regulator, producing MRDEIVVIGSGNRLNGWLPSVLAECPYRLRFVQVPQQPESGEQAVAAIAVQVAAEACILQDDVDLASWTQALLQAEQGPVLWAVARLNRKVVRLFDEIGAKGILTPATDPLAAVCSVKTAVAGWQSERMYRKRAEQALTELNNRKLIERAKGLLMDRFALSEAEAYGRIRREAMRNRKSMVQIAESILLLQDLTDMSG from the coding sequence GTGCGTGATGAAATTGTGGTCATCGGTTCCGGTAATCGGCTGAACGGATGGTTGCCGTCGGTGTTGGCCGAATGCCCGTATCGTCTGCGGTTTGTCCAGGTTCCGCAACAGCCGGAATCCGGCGAGCAGGCGGTTGCCGCCATCGCCGTGCAGGTGGCTGCTGAGGCTTGCATTTTGCAGGACGATGTCGATTTGGCCAGCTGGACGCAAGCGTTGCTGCAGGCCGAACAAGGACCTGTGCTGTGGGCCGTTGCCCGCCTGAACCGGAAAGTCGTCCGCTTGTTCGACGAGATCGGGGCAAAGGGCATCCTGACGCCCGCAACCGACCCGTTGGCTGCCGTTTGTTCGGTCAAAACCGCCGTCGCCGGCTGGCAAAGCGAACGGATGTACCGGAAACGGGCGGAACAGGCGCTGACCGAGCTGAACAATCGAAAATTGATCGAACGGGCGAAGGGGCTTTTGATGGACCGGTTCGCACTCTCGGAAGCGGAAGCGTACGGGCGGATTCGGCGGGAGGCAATGCGCAACCGCAAGAGCATGGTACAGATTGCGGAGAGCATTCTGCTGCTGCAGGATCTCACTGACATGTCAGGGTAA
- a CDS encoding urease accessory protein UreF, whose translation MHSLLPLLQLTDSAFPVGAFSHSYGLETALQENRVKDSHGLLEWLTAYLVTGLAPMEGTGVYWSCHYAEWLHTASPDRTNAEEHLKNLDRRLTLSRFARESREGAIKVGKRYLALARELYPASGLDLYSDWIRNKECYGHPAVVHGWLSMHLQLSRKTAVVCYLYNEINSLVQNALRAMTIGQLEAQKVLQSMFPMIEQATGRLLADPPAADALYSCSLLQEIEAMRHETLYSRLFMS comes from the coding sequence ATGCATTCTCTGCTGCCTTTACTGCAATTGACGGATTCCGCTTTTCCGGTCGGGGCTTTCTCTCACTCGTACGGGCTGGAAACCGCTCTCCAGGAAAATCGGGTGAAGGACTCGCATGGTCTGCTCGAATGGCTGACCGCCTATCTGGTTACCGGTTTGGCCCCGATGGAGGGCACCGGGGTCTACTGGAGCTGTCATTATGCGGAATGGCTGCACACCGCTTCACCGGATCGGACAAATGCAGAGGAACATCTGAAAAACCTGGACCGGCGGTTGACGTTGTCCCGCTTCGCCCGCGAATCGAGAGAGGGTGCGATCAAGGTCGGGAAACGATACCTGGCCTTGGCGCGGGAATTGTATCCCGCCAGTGGACTCGACCTGTATAGCGACTGGATTCGAAATAAGGAATGCTACGGACATCCCGCCGTTGTCCACGGCTGGCTGTCCATGCATCTCCAGTTATCGCGCAAAACAGCCGTTGTATGCTACTTGTACAACGAAATCAACAGTTTGGTACAAAATGCGCTTCGTGCGATGACGATTGGGCAGCTGGAGGCACAGAAAGTGTTGCAGTCGATGTTTCCCATGATCGAGCAGGCAACCGGTCGGTTGCTGGCCGATCCGCCCGCAGCCGATGCGCTTTACAGTTGTTCTTTGCTGCAAGAAATTGAAGCCATGCGGCATGAAACGCTGTATTCCCGGCTTTTCATGTCGTAA
- a CDS encoding urease subunit gamma, producing the protein MHLTDREKEKLWIVVAADLARRRQKRGLKLNYPEAMAILTYEILEGARDGKSVSELMHWGTTILTEEDVQEGVDAMIQEVQVEATFPDGTKLVTVHMPIRPKDGTIVKDQI; encoded by the coding sequence ATGCATCTGACGGACAGGGAGAAAGAAAAATTGTGGATCGTGGTGGCGGCCGATTTGGCCCGCCGCCGCCAGAAACGCGGCTTGAAATTAAACTATCCGGAAGCGATGGCAATTCTCACATATGAAATTCTGGAAGGGGCGAGAGACGGAAAATCGGTCAGTGAGCTGATGCATTGGGGAACCACCATCCTGACAGAAGAAGATGTACAGGAAGGGGTGGATGCGATGATTCAAGAAGTGCAGGTGGAGGCGACTTTCCCGGACGGGACAAAGCTGGTCACAGTTCATATGCCGATCCGGCCCAAGGACGGGACCATAGTCAAAGACCAAATATGA
- a CDS encoding nitrate/nitrite transporter — MQPKGFLKSGHTPSLFSAFLYFDVSFMVWVLLGPLAVVIANDFHLNAADKANLVALPTLGGSILRLVLGYLTDSIGPKKTGQIGMLLTMIPLSWGWLLADSMNQLYVIALLLGVAGASFAAALPLASRWYPPQYQGLAMGIAGAGNSGTIFTTLFANRIAQHFGGDWHVVFGFALLPVLITFVLFSLLAKDSPNQPEPRKWADYANVLKQKDAWFFCIFYSVTFGGFVGMSSYLTIFFNTQYGLSPVRAADFATLCVIAGSFFRPVGGWLADKVGGIRMLTGLYLVVAAMMAGISTLPGLGPTTVMLFIAMMSLGMGNGSVFQLVPQRFQQEIGIITGIVGAAGGLGGYFLPKILGNLKQSTGSFTPGFLALSGIAVCAFLLLLAVQGQWKRTWIGEGGKAKVGQVSSGISG; from the coding sequence GTGCAGCCTAAAGGTTTCTTAAAAAGCGGCCATACGCCGTCTTTGTTCAGCGCGTTCCTGTATTTTGACGTGAGTTTTATGGTCTGGGTGCTTTTGGGACCGCTTGCCGTTGTGATTGCAAACGACTTTCACTTGAACGCAGCCGATAAGGCCAACCTGGTCGCCCTGCCGACTTTGGGCGGTTCGATCCTGCGGCTGGTGCTCGGGTATTTGACCGATTCGATCGGCCCGAAAAAGACCGGACAGATCGGGATGCTGCTCACCATGATTCCGCTTTCCTGGGGCTGGCTGTTGGCGGACAGCATGAACCAGCTATACGTAATCGCTCTGTTGCTGGGGGTGGCTGGAGCCAGCTTTGCGGCGGCGCTGCCGCTTGCCAGCCGCTGGTATCCGCCGCAGTACCAGGGATTGGCGATGGGAATCGCGGGTGCGGGTAACAGCGGCACCATCTTTACGACTCTCTTTGCCAACCGGATCGCACAGCATTTTGGCGGCGACTGGCATGTGGTGTTCGGTTTCGCCCTGCTTCCGGTGCTTATTACCTTTGTCTTGTTTTCCCTGCTGGCAAAGGACAGCCCCAATCAACCCGAACCCCGGAAGTGGGCCGATTACGCGAACGTATTGAAGCAAAAAGACGCTTGGTTTTTCTGCATCTTTTACAGCGTCACATTCGGCGGCTTTGTCGGCATGTCCAGCTATCTGACGATATTTTTCAACACGCAATACGGATTGTCTCCCGTGCGGGCGGCTGATTTTGCCACCTTGTGCGTGATCGCCGGGAGTTTCTTCCGACCGGTGGGGGGATGGCTGGCTGACAAAGTCGGCGGGATTCGGATGCTGACCGGTCTCTACCTGGTGGTCGCCGCGATGATGGCCGGCATCTCGACACTGCCCGGACTGGGGCCGACGACCGTGATGCTGTTTATTGCCATGATGAGTCTGGGGATGGGCAACGGCTCCGTGTTCCAGTTGGTGCCGCAACGGTTCCAGCAGGAGATCGGCATTATCACCGGAATCGTCGGGGCGGCGGGTGGCCTGGGCGGCTATTTCCTGCCCAAGATTCTCGGCAACCTGAAGCAGTCGACCGGTTCCTTCACACCCGGTTTCCTTGCTTTGTCCGGAATAGCCGTTTGCGCCTTCCTGCTTTTGCTGGCGGTACAGGGGCAATGGAAGCGAACCTGGATCGGAGAAGGAGGCAAGGCAAAGGTCGGCCAGGTCAGTTCCGGCATCAGCGGATAA
- a CDS encoding anthranilate phosphoribosyltransferase, with amino-acid sequence MFSVGMALAGIATKGRNTMQQFLKEVGRGKKGAKDLPYEAAKEAAAQIFDGQASDAQIGAFFIAERVKGETVDELLAFIEAARERSTVIPHSLGGVLDCAGPYDGRAKSFAATIPVAAVLAAAGVPVVLHGSGTLPPKYGVSLREILREAGVPTGGDGQTVGRMLNQLGIAFIDTENFCRPLRQLRPVREQLGVRTLLNTAEKFLNLANADYLVAGVFHTTVLEKAAELAVKLGYKRAMIVQGIDGSEDVPVNRPSALYWIQDGTMEKHLIDPKRYGLHAENEPANLTAAEQAASIAGVLQGEHAYRNMVLLNSGLRLWLTERVQNMGEGIELGRSVLDAGDAWKKFEDWRRAPAESP; translated from the coding sequence ATGTTTTCGGTTGGTATGGCTTTGGCGGGAATCGCGACGAAGGGGCGGAACACAATGCAGCAATTTCTCAAGGAAGTCGGCCGCGGCAAAAAAGGGGCCAAGGATCTCCCGTACGAAGCGGCCAAGGAAGCGGCCGCACAGATTTTTGACGGGCAGGCGAGCGATGCCCAGATCGGCGCATTTTTCATCGCGGAACGGGTGAAAGGCGAGACGGTCGACGAACTGCTCGCGTTTATCGAGGCTGCCCGGGAGCGGTCCACCGTGATCCCGCATTCGCTCGGCGGTGTTTTGGATTGTGCCGGGCCTTATGATGGGCGGGCAAAATCGTTTGCGGCGACCATCCCGGTGGCGGCCGTTTTGGCTGCGGCCGGCGTGCCGGTCGTCTTGCACGGAAGCGGAACGCTGCCGCCCAAGTATGGGGTCAGCTTGCGTGAAATCCTGCGCGAGGCGGGCGTTCCGACAGGCGGCGACGGGCAAACGGTTGGCCGGATGCTCAATCAATTGGGGATCGCGTTCATCGACACGGAAAATTTTTGCCGGCCGCTTAGACAACTGCGTCCGGTTCGCGAACAGCTCGGGGTGCGGACGCTGCTCAATACAGCGGAAAAATTCCTCAACCTCGCAAACGCCGACTATCTGGTGGCGGGCGTCTTCCACACGACCGTTCTCGAAAAGGCGGCGGAGCTGGCGGTGAAACTGGGTTACAAGCGGGCGATGATCGTGCAGGGAATCGACGGTTCGGAGGATGTGCCCGTCAACCGTCCTTCCGCCTTGTATTGGATTCAGGACGGCACGATGGAAAAACACCTGATCGATCCAAAGCGATACGGACTGCACGCGGAAAATGAACCGGCGAATTTGACGGCCGCCGAACAGGCTGCGTCGATCGCCGGCGTGCTGCAAGGAGAACATGCGTACCGAAATATGGTGCTGCTCAACAGCGGGTTGCGTTTGTGGCTGACGGAACGGGTGCAAAACATGGGAGAGGGAATCGAACTCGGCCGCTCCGTACTGGATGCGGGAGACGCGTGGAAGAAATTTGAGGATTGGCGCAGGGCGCCGGCGGAATCGCCATAA
- a CDS encoding MerR family transcriptional regulator, protein MDPVPRDMAVLTIGIVKKLTGLSLRQIRYYEELGLVSPLRSEGEQRLYSINDVARLLRIKDMMDQEYPIYQIKQILEPPQTPSEPVQQPLPSETELDDARLLRGIRNQLHNRTERSWSTSIIEGQLAQFYKNQQKK, encoded by the coding sequence GTGGATCCGGTGCCTCGCGACATGGCCGTGCTGACGATCGGGATTGTGAAAAAATTAACAGGGCTATCCCTGCGGCAAATTCGCTATTACGAAGAACTGGGACTTGTCAGTCCGCTCCGTTCTGAAGGCGAGCAACGGCTGTACTCGATCAATGACGTGGCGCGGTTGTTGCGGATCAAAGACATGATGGATCAGGAGTATCCGATTTACCAGATCAAGCAGATCCTGGAGCCGCCGCAGACGCCCTCGGAACCGGTGCAGCAACCCCTGCCTTCGGAAACGGAACTGGACGACGCCCGCCTGCTGCGGGGAATTCGCAATCAACTGCACAATCGGACCGAACGTTCCTGGTCAACCTCCATCATTGAAGGTCAATTGGCACAGTTTTACAAAAATCAGCAGAAAAAATAG
- the ureG gene encoding urease accessory protein UreG, translating to MCLGHVHHDHAWKHRSFQGGRALRVGIGGPVGSGKTALVEKLCWTLKDTYSLAVITNDIFTKEDAEILTKTGVLPADRIIGVETGGCPHTAIREDASMNFAAVEELEKRFPDLDIIFIESGGDNLAAAFSPELVDLFVYIIDVAQGEKIPRKGGPGITRSDLLVINKIDLAEHVGASLQVMEQDSRRMRGDRPFFFTNLFENIGVPEIARWISQAYHGETERVTV from the coding sequence ATGTGTCTGGGGCATGTTCACCACGATCATGCATGGAAACACAGGAGTTTTCAGGGAGGACGCGCGTTGCGGGTCGGCATCGGCGGCCCGGTGGGATCGGGCAAAACGGCACTCGTTGAAAAATTGTGTTGGACCCTGAAAGACACGTACAGTCTGGCGGTGATCACCAATGATATTTTCACAAAAGAGGATGCCGAAATCCTGACGAAAACGGGTGTCTTACCGGCGGACCGCATTATAGGGGTGGAGACCGGAGGCTGTCCCCATACCGCCATCCGGGAAGATGCTTCCATGAATTTTGCCGCGGTGGAAGAACTGGAGAAACGGTTTCCCGATCTCGACATTATTTTCATCGAAAGCGGGGGAGACAATCTGGCCGCCGCGTTCAGTCCCGAGTTGGTCGACCTGTTCGTCTATATCATCGACGTCGCACAGGGCGAGAAAATTCCCCGCAAAGGAGGTCCAGGCATTACCCGGTCCGATCTCTTGGTGATCAACAAAATCGATCTGGCGGAACATGTGGGCGCCAGCCTGCAGGTGATGGAACAGGATTCCCGCCGTATGCGGGGAGATAGACCGTTTTTCTTCACCAATCTGTTTGAAAATATCGGGGTTCCGGAGATCGCCCGCTGGATCTCGCAAGCGTATCACGGTGAAACGGAAAGGGTGACGGTGTGA
- the ureC gene encoding urease subunit alpha has translation MVMIPGEYRLKSEPILLNAGRKTTDLKVINRGDRPVQVGSHFHFYEVNKELDFDREKAKGMRLNIPAGTAVRFEPGEEKVVQLVAIGGNREIYGHNGLVSGSVKQAIEQNPSPEQTGLKMTREAYASMFGPTTGDKVRLADTELFIEVEKDFTVYGDECKFGGGKVLRDGMGQSSRATRSQGVLDVVITNALILDYWGIVKADIGIKDGHIVGVGKAGNPDVMDGVDPELVVGASTEVIAGEGLIVTPGGIDTHIHFICPQQIETALASGITTMIGGGTGPATGTNATTCTPGAWNIHRMLEAAEAFPMNLGFLGKGNASDAAALEEQIQAGAIGLKLHEDWGTTPVAIDTCLTVADRFDVQVAIHTDTLNEAGFVEDTIRAIAGRTIHTYHTEGAGGGHAPDIIRLAGEPNVLPSSTNPTRPFTVNTIDEHLDMLMVCHHLDSRIPEDVAFADSRIRPETIAAEDIFHDLGVFSIISSDSQAMGRVGEVILRTWQTADKMKKQRGPLPEETGDNDNFRVKRYLAKYTINPAIAHGIAEYVGSIERGKWADLVLWKPAFFGVKPELVLKGGFITYAAMGDPNASIPTPQPVMGRPMFASFGKAVAKCAITFVSKAAWEAGVPQQLGLAKQVLPVKNCRNIGKKDMIHNDVTPKIEVDPETYEVMADGERVTCEPAETVPMAQRYFLF, from the coding sequence ATGGTCATGATACCGGGTGAATATCGGTTGAAAAGCGAACCGATTTTGCTCAATGCCGGAAGGAAAACGACCGATTTGAAAGTGATTAACCGGGGAGATCGGCCGGTGCAGGTGGGGTCTCATTTTCATTTTTATGAAGTGAACAAAGAACTCGATTTTGACCGTGAAAAAGCCAAGGGAATGCGTCTGAACATCCCTGCCGGAACGGCGGTACGGTTTGAGCCAGGGGAGGAAAAGGTCGTGCAGTTGGTCGCGATCGGCGGCAACCGGGAAATTTACGGACACAACGGGCTGGTGTCCGGGTCGGTCAAGCAAGCGATTGAGCAAAATCCATCACCCGAACAGACAGGATTGAAAATGACCCGGGAAGCATACGCCAGCATGTTTGGCCCTACCACTGGTGACAAAGTGCGTCTGGCGGATACGGAGTTGTTTATCGAGGTGGAGAAAGATTTCACCGTTTACGGCGATGAATGCAAGTTTGGCGGTGGCAAAGTGCTGCGGGACGGTATGGGGCAATCATCCCGGGCCACTCGGTCGCAGGGCGTACTGGATGTAGTGATCACCAACGCGTTGATTCTCGATTATTGGGGGATTGTGAAGGCGGATATCGGAATCAAGGATGGACACATCGTCGGTGTCGGAAAAGCGGGCAATCCGGATGTGATGGATGGGGTGGATCCGGAACTGGTGGTGGGCGCCTCGACCGAAGTGATTGCCGGAGAAGGTCTGATCGTCACACCGGGCGGGATCGACACCCATATCCACTTCATCTGTCCGCAGCAGATTGAAACCGCGCTGGCATCCGGTATCACCACCATGATCGGCGGCGGCACCGGGCCAGCCACAGGGACGAATGCCACGACCTGCACCCCGGGTGCCTGGAATATTCACCGCATGCTGGAGGCGGCGGAAGCATTTCCGATGAATCTGGGATTTCTCGGGAAGGGGAACGCGTCGGATGCAGCGGCGTTGGAAGAGCAGATTCAGGCCGGGGCCATCGGGTTGAAATTGCATGAGGACTGGGGAACGACGCCGGTCGCGATCGACACGTGCCTGACAGTCGCGGACCGCTTCGACGTCCAGGTGGCGATTCATACCGACACACTGAATGAAGCGGGATTTGTGGAAGATACCATCCGGGCGATCGCCGGACGCACCATCCACACCTACCATACGGAAGGGGCGGGCGGCGGACACGCTCCTGACATCATCCGGCTGGCCGGGGAACCGAACGTCCTGCCTTCTTCCACCAACCCGACACGGCCTTTTACGGTGAACACGATTGACGAACACCTTGACATGTTGATGGTGTGCCACCATTTGGACAGCCGGATCCCGGAGGATGTGGCGTTTGCCGATTCCAGGATCCGGCCGGAGACGATTGCGGCCGAAGATATTTTTCATGATCTCGGCGTATTCAGCATCATCAGTTCCGATTCGCAGGCGATGGGGAGAGTGGGGGAGGTGATTCTCCGGACTTGGCAAACGGCCGACAAGATGAAGAAACAAAGAGGTCCTCTGCCGGAAGAGACGGGGGACAACGACAATTTCCGGGTCAAACGCTATCTGGCGAAATACACGATCAATCCTGCCATTGCCCACGGAATTGCCGAATACGTCGGTTCGATCGAGCGCGGAAAATGGGCTGATCTCGTTTTGTGGAAGCCGGCTTTTTTTGGCGTCAAGCCGGAACTGGTATTGAAAGGCGGTTTTATCACCTATGCCGCGATGGGGGATCCGAATGCGTCGATTCCGACTCCGCAACCGGTGATGGGGCGTCCGATGTTTGCTTCTTTTGGCAAAGCGGTTGCGAAATGTGCGATCACGTTTGTTTCAAAAGCGGCTTGGGAAGCGGGGGTGCCGCAGCAACTCGGATTGGCAAAACAGGTGTTGCCGGTGAAAAATTGCCGGAACATCGGGAAAAAAGACATGATTCACAATGATGTCACACCAAAGATTGAAGTGGACCCGGAGACATATGAGGTGATGGCGGACGGGGAACGGGTAACCTGCGAACCGGCCGAGACGGTGCCGATGGCACAGCGCTATTTTCTGTTTTAG
- a CDS encoding urease accessory protein UreD: MKVHGSWTGTIALNRGVSILADTRQRAPLKVAKPFTGEHGELLLYLMDASPGLFNGDRQEIECRLLNNTHLYLTNQSSCKLHPSLAAFESRQIQRFYLHEGAVLEYFPEPLVPYRGADFIGETVVEMRTGAQAIIGEILTPGRVGRGEVFQYKKVVSRFSVYWNGKWTVWDSLVLEPGNWLDAKQIFGDFTHFGTLWVLSEKISNRHVEQLQELISFGRDDPVYAGVSLLLNNGLAIRMLGGSASALQSFMHACWDRVRRELLGKPSFKVRK; this comes from the coding sequence GTGAAGGTTCACGGCTCCTGGACGGGGACGATCGCTTTGAACCGTGGTGTCAGCATACTGGCCGATACCCGGCAGAGGGCGCCCTTGAAAGTGGCAAAACCGTTCACGGGAGAACATGGCGAACTCCTGTTGTATCTGATGGACGCATCGCCAGGCTTGTTCAACGGGGATCGGCAGGAAATTGAATGTCGTCTACTGAATAACACCCATCTCTATTTGACCAACCAATCCTCATGCAAGCTGCATCCCTCGCTGGCCGCCTTCGAGAGCCGGCAAATTCAACGTTTTTACCTGCACGAGGGAGCGGTTCTGGAATATTTTCCGGAACCGCTGGTCCCCTATAGGGGGGCCGATTTTATCGGGGAGACGGTTGTGGAGATGAGAACCGGCGCCCAGGCCATCATTGGCGAGATTCTGACACCGGGCAGGGTAGGCCGGGGCGAGGTATTTCAATACAAAAAGGTGGTCAGTCGGTTTTCGGTGTATTGGAACGGGAAATGGACGGTTTGGGACTCGCTTGTGCTGGAACCCGGAAACTGGCTGGATGCGAAACAAATTTTTGGAGACTTTACACATTTTGGCACATTATGGGTGTTATCCGAGAAGATTTCCAACCGGCACGTGGAGCAACTTCAGGAACTGATCAGTTTCGGGCGGGACGATCCGGTATATGCCGGGGTGAGCTTGCTTTTGAACAACGGACTCGCCATCAGGATGCTGGGGGGCTCGGCAAGCGCCTTGCAATCGTTCATGCACGCATGTTGGGATCGGGTGCGCCGAGAACTACTTGGCAAACCGTCATTCAAGGTACGGAAATAA
- the urtE gene encoding urea ABC transporter ATP-binding subunit UrtE: protein MLKLENLEVCYGETVVLRNLHVSVQTGQVVSVLGRNGVGKTTLLKTIIGLLHPQRGTICFEQQDITNLRPEQRAARGIAYVPQGREIFPQLTVEENLQLGLQPLPKRERKIQDEIYEMFPLLKTMGSRKGGDLSGGQQQQLAIARALVTRPKLLLLDEPTEGIQPNLVQEIEEVIRSLKEKRSMAIVLVEQSLDFALAVADYCYVLEKGSVAAEGQPTKIGEDVVRVYLTV from the coding sequence ATGTTAAAGCTGGAGAATCTGGAAGTGTGTTACGGAGAAACGGTGGTCTTGCGCAACTTACATGTTTCCGTGCAAACCGGACAGGTAGTGTCTGTGCTGGGGCGGAACGGGGTAGGGAAAACGACGCTTTTAAAAACTATCATCGGTCTTCTGCATCCGCAGCGGGGAACGATTTGCTTCGAACAGCAGGACATCACGAATCTCAGACCGGAACAGCGGGCCGCCCGGGGGATCGCTTATGTGCCGCAGGGGAGGGAGATTTTTCCCCAATTGACGGTGGAAGAAAATCTACAGTTGGGACTACAGCCGTTACCCAAACGGGAGCGCAAGATTCAGGACGAGATCTACGAGATGTTCCCATTGTTGAAAACCATGGGTTCGCGCAAAGGGGGTGACCTCAGCGGAGGTCAACAGCAGCAGCTTGCCATCGCCAGAGCATTGGTCACCCGGCCTAAACTGCTGTTGCTTGACGAGCCAACGGAAGGGATTCAGCCGAATCTTGTGCAGGAGATTGAAGAAGTCATCCGGTCGCTAAAAGAGAAACGAAGCATGGCGATCGTTCTGGTCGAACAGAGTCTCGATTTCGCCTTGGCTGTGGCGGATTATTGTTACGTTTTGGAAAAAGGATCCGTGGCGGCGGAAGGCCAACCGACGAAGATCGGGGAAGACGTGGTCCGGGTTTATCTGACCGTGTGA